DNA sequence from the Malus domestica chromosome 11, GDT2T_hap1 genome:
TACGAGTTCATCCACCcacatttacaacaaattctGTAATTTCTAGATATTAATTCCTTACCAGcctgattttgttttgacgaaaaagaaaaagctaGATTCTGTTTGATGCTTGTTAAGAATATGTTATTAAAACCCTGTAAAGTTGAGGAAAATCTTCCAAAACCCTATATATATGGTGTCCATTTCCTTTCTTCCCTCCAGTTTTCAATCACATTAATTTCTGGAATGGCTTCGTGGTTTAGTTTCATGATCTCCTCTGTTTCTCTTCTATCTCAGCTGGTTATACTGCAACCTTGTAAAGTGCATGGTAATAGTGATGCAGGCGAAGATAAACAACTAAAGCAATCAAATGGATGTGATTATTTTCAAGGAAGTTGGATAATTGATAATTCATATCCACTTTACGATTCATCAAAGTGTCCATTATTCATCGATCGAGAATTCGATTGCCTGAAGAATGGTAGACCTGATAAAGAATACCTCAAATATAGATGGAAACCGGCCAGTGACTGTGACCTTCCAAGGTGAACAACTTGTTTTCTTATCTGCCAATTTTTTCTCCTTCGAGACTAGCTATTTGATAGTCTTCTTCATACATATAAAGTGATCCCCAAGATTGTCACGACTTCTCattttggtcattgagatttaaaatcgatagaagtggtcttTGAGATTCTCCACCGtctatcattttggtcattctgtgaaAAAAAATCTCTGTTGAATTGAAGAAAAAGCCAGTTCAAGGgggttgatttgacaaaaaaaataccgTCAATTTAATAGTGATTTCTCATAGaaggaccaaaataattgacggtgaacaatctcatggaccacttCTACCGATTTTAAAGCTCGGTAATCAAAATGGGAAGTCCATTTTGGATCAACAGCCTACATAAAACTATTTGCACTGCATTACTACTGAACCCTTTATTATATATCTAAGCTTCTAGCTGAGGGTTTTTTTTGAATAAGTTTGTTTGAGGAACATTTTTGTAAGGCTCATGGATATTGTATTTGAAATCATTCTTGTGAAAAATCACTCAAATTCAAAACTATTTAACCACTCAGTTAAATAATTATCATTTTAGTCTCTTTCTTATAACATTGTGTATGTCTATTTTCTTCATTAGAATTAGATGTctgaatgaaataaaattcaGAGCAGACCCAAAGTGTCctcaaataaaattatataattttcaaataaatatATCTCATTTATGCAATATATGGTGCAGATTCAATGGTGAGGACATGCTGAGGAGGGTAAAGGGAAAGAAGATCTTACTCGTCGGGGACTCTCTAAGCTTCAACCAATGGCAGTCACTTACATGCATGTTGCACACTGCAGTGCCCCAATCAAATTATACTCTAGATGACCCCACATTTTCTTTGCCTGTGAGTTTTCTGCAAGCATACATGTCTACGATCTCTACTCTCAAAAAACTATGGGCGTTCATGAAGGCCATATCTTATACATTTCAATTACTTGGGTCTTTGAAGTATTAGATTACTAAATttaattaatgaattttctTATCTGTGACTGAGCaacaattatttaaaatttaccgtttcaattaataaaatttgaattaaaattgatCTTAATGTGTCACTGACCGGACTTTTATTTGTATCTTTGAATCGGGTGCTTTTAGGCTTATAAGATGTGAAGTAACAATTACTAAGAACTGGAGTTTGCAGGAATATGGAGTTTCTGTTACACTATCTCGAAATACATTTCTAGTGGATCTAGTCACGACAGAGATGGGCAAGGTTCTCAAGCTTGACTCCATTGAAAATGGCAAAGCATGGAAAGGATACGACATGCTTATCTTCAACACTTGGCATTGGTGGCTCCACACAGGAGGCAAGCAACCGTAAGATACTAAATTACTAATTTCAGAAATTAATATAGTTTTTAATATATTCATACTGTAAATTAGGATTGAACATTCGAATACGATTATAATTTATCAATGTTGATTCAATGCCTCATaacacatacatatacatacatacatatatatatatatacacacacacatggaaGATCTAAAAGATAAACGGTTCGGATCATGGAAAATATTAAGAAGTAGgcctcacaaaaaaaaataaaaaaaaacaaacaaacaaacaaacaaacttatataaaaattgtataaaaaatgatGTCACAAACCTGTCCCCTATGTtaaatatataatcatggtttagAAAAATTATTCGCATTTGTGGAAGTAGAACCTTACTTTGCATGCACTCTTTAGTATAAAAATAGTGATGTACTCAAaagaaataattaatctctTGTTGTATTGGAGTTTCAGATGGGACTACATTGAATCAGGAGGTAAAATACTCAAGGAAATTGACCGTTTGATTGCTTTTAGGGAGGGATTAACTACTTGGTCCAAGTGGGTGGACTCGAATGTTGATGCTAACAAGACCAAAGTTTTCTTTCAAGGCATTTCTCCAACCCATTACGAGTATGTTCTTATCATCTTTTTAAATCTCACTGTcaggtaaatttttttttagaaatatCAAATATCACGTCCAATAGTGTTGGTGCCACATAATTTATCTAGCACATTTACTACATAATGTGACAGTGTCcatgttaattttttagtaAACCTCAATGTATTAGTTTATGTGCTGCGAACAGGTCCTAGTACATTAACCATACTAATATGATTGattggaaatttgaaaaaacaaatttttaaaaaaatatattataacaCTTGATGTATCAAGTTATATTTCTAATCCAATGAAAAAAATGCAAAAGTAACTAATTATTTTTTGGATACTGACGGGGCAGTGGAAATGAATGGGACGACCCAAAGTCAACTTGCAATGGACAAACTCAACCTGTTAGTGGATCAATCTATCCAGGAGGTCCACCACCAGCAACAACTGTGGTCAAGGATGTCTTGACTACAATGTCAACGCCAATAACTTTGTTGGACATAACGTTACTATCGCAATTGCGAAAGGACGGGCACCCATCTGTATACGGCCTCGATGGAAAACATGGAAATGATTGTAGTCACTGGTGCCTTGCTGGTGTCCCAGATTCATGGAATGAACTATTGTATGCTATTCTTGTGACTACTGACTAGAGAAGAACTTGGGCACGGCTTCACGGGATGTTATTGTGATTGGTGATGATGTCGAGTCATGGAAATTGTTCTCACTAGCTAGAGGAGAAGATATAATAATAAACTTAACCGTTAATTCAATTAGAACATGTAATAAAGTTCATATATGTAACAAAGTCTCAAAGTTTCCAACCATTGGGGTGCAGTTTGGGTTGATTGAATTTTGGGTCTAAATATTGC
Encoded proteins:
- the LOC103408061 gene encoding protein trichome birefringence-like 43, with product MLLKPCKVEENLPKPYIYGVHFLSSLQFSITLISGMASWFSFMISSVSLLSQLVILQPCKVHGNSDAGEDKQLKQSNGCDYFQGSWIIDNSYPLYDSSKCPLFIDREFDCLKNGRPDKEYLKYRWKPASDCDLPRFNGEDMLRRVKGKKILLVGDSLSFNQWQSLTCMLHTAVPQSNYTLDDPTFSLPEYGVSVTLSRNTFLVDLVTTEMGKVLKLDSIENGKAWKGYDMLIFNTWHWWLHTGGKQPWDYIESGGKILKEIDRLIAFREGLTTWSKWVDSNVDANKTKVFFQGISPTHYDGNEWDDPKSTCNGQTQPVSGSIYPGGPPPATTVVKDVLTTMSTPITLLDITLLSQLRKDGHPSVYGLDGKHGNDCSHWCLAGVPDSWNELLYAILVTTD